CACCTATGCCGCTGCTAAAAATCTTATTAGGTTGAATACCTACTGCTTCGATAAAATTGGTTGCTCTTACCGTCAAATTTCCCCCTTTAGCTTGCCCCAAAGCAGGGGTACTGATCTGTGCGCCATCCTGGATGATCAAAGATCCTGTTTCAATGGTTAGATTACCCCCTTCACCTGTCGAATTAGGGTAGGTAACGACATACAAGGCAGAAGCAATGTCTGTTGAACCCAGAGGCCAGGTAGCAATCAAACGTACTGAATCACTTGCTTTGACTGTTAAACTTCCTGATTTTCCTGCCCCAGAAGTAAGAGTAATTACCTGTGCCCCATTCTGAAGAAGTAATTGTCCTGTTTCAATAATTACATCTGCTCCATTGCCTGTGGCTTTTGGTTCGACTTGACTAGTCAAACGGCTGGGAAATTTTCCATCTTTTCCAAAGTTCCTAAGTTCAACTGATTCTGTTGCACCTATTTTCAGCGTTCCACCTGAATTACTACCAACAGTGACAGACAAAATTGCCGATCCTTCGCTAATGGTAACGTGCCGTCCCTGAACTTGGACACTTCCACCTCCACTACCGCTAACATCTACTGATGCTGCTTGCTTAAGACTGATATTTTGAAAACTCTTGACTTTCTCATAACCCAACTGCCAAATAGTATTAATTGGTGTGAGGGTAACAAAACTCCCTGGTGTCACACTTCCTAATTCAATTAATCCATTTTCAGCCGTTAGATTTCCCCCTACTAATGTTATGTCACCACCTACTAATGCTAAGGTTTTATTTGATGGCACGGCTAGACCGATCGGCCTATTATTTATAATATTTTCCTGTGCAATATTTATACTCAAATTGTTACCTATACCCTGTACGATTATTGAGGCATTTTGATTCTGATTGTTAGCTGCAAATTGCAAACCAATAGGTACATTGATAGTTAACAAAGGTGAATTTTGTGGATTAGTAGCACTAAACTCTATGCCATCAGCAAACCTAATGCTACTTGCTGTACTTGCTATAAATGAACCGCCAATATTTAACTGTGCATTCTGCCCAAAAATAATGCCATTGGGATTAATCAAAAATAAATTAGCTGTGCCATTAGCACGAATTAACCCATCAATATTAGAAATTGAGCTACCTGTCACTCGGCTGAAAATATTTTGAATATTGTTAACATTATTGAAAACTGCGCTGCTATCAGTAGGAATGGAAAAGGATTTAAAGCTGTGAAATAGATTTGTTCCTGCGGTAGTTCCTCCTTCAATAATACTGATATTTCCCTGTTGAATAACTGTAGAATTAATTGGCAATGTAGCATCGGGAACAATTTGTGCTGTTATTGGGTTGGAACTGTATAAAAAAAACACTGTGCTACCATTGAAAAGCCAGAATGGACATAAACGCAATTTCATTTAGATGCACCCTTAAGCTTTTTTAATGTTTTTAGTATACAGAAAAATTTGGATTAGTTGAGCGATCGCATAAGGCAAACATGACTAGTATAATTTACAAGGTAAATGGCTCGTGTCTTGCTTGTTTAGAAACTAAGTGCTCAATCCGTTATCAGGTAAAAGTTTTAGATTTTACTTTGCGACTGGTGTTAGCGCAAGCTATTTCTTGGCCTATATCTTACAAATAATAAAAAGGCCGTTACTTGTTACAGCAACGTCCTTTTTTAGGAACTTTATCCTTAGTAGAGTCGATAGGTAGCCTGAGTTTTGAGACTTTGCTAACCCTTGGTAAACCTGCTAATTTTGTAATCGCAGTTCAGTCTACTAGAGAGGTCTTTAGGAGAGTTTAGCCCAAATCTAGCGAGTATACTAGTTTTTGGTCTGTACCCAATACTATTAGGGCCGACACCGCCAGCATCCCCATTCAGTATCGGTGCTAACAGTGGAATGATTGGAGTTGCCTGGATCTGTAGTAGCTTTGGCTGGATTGTTAATCCAAACGATTGTGGATACTCCTGCCGCGCAAATCGCAGCAGACACAATGGCAGATCCAAGGATTTTATGGACAGACATATTAATAGTCTCCTTCACGTTGATTTGGTTGAGTTAAGAGTAAAGACTCTTCTACTTATCTAATGGGTAAGAGTGCTATCTCTTTATGCAGTTTCTTGGTGCTTGTTATTGTTTTACGGTCATATACTCTGCTGTGGTTAACTGAGTATTGCCTCAATGGAATGGGTTTATGCGATCGCTCTACAACTTCAATAAAATCTTCTATACCCATGCCAAGGGCTAACTTCTAGGATACCTTCCTTGGTAAACACTACCTTAAAATGAACAAGTGGTTCATTTGTTTTTACCCACTTTGCCACCAGCTTATAAAGTAAATCATTTAAGGTCGCTTGCTCAATAGGCTGGTCACTTCCTAAATTAGTACTTATCTCTGAAGTGATAAATTTATAACCTACAATTGTTCCATCAGTGGCTACACCGACTCGGTAAATTAAGTCTTTTTCTAGCCGACTTCTCTGAAGCCAAGTAGAATTAATTTTGTTGTAAATTTTCCGATTTAAATCATAGAGTTGAGTATGATTAGTAATTTCTGGTTGTCGAATAAGAACCGATGCTAATTCTGAAACTGAAGATAATAATTGAGTATTTATGCCTTTCGATAGTTGCCAAATTTTAACAGTTTCATCGGAACTACCACTAACAAAAGTATTATTTTTGGAGTGAAAAGCTACAGACCAAACTGCTTTATGATGACCTACAAGACTATCTAATAACTCCG
The genomic region above belongs to Phormidium ambiguum IAM M-71 and contains:
- a CDS encoding beta strand repeat-containing protein codes for the protein MKLRLCPFWLFNGSTVFFLYSSNPITAQIVPDATLPINSTVIQQGNISIIEGGTTAGTNLFHSFKSFSIPTDSSAVFNNVNNIQNIFSRVTGSSISNIDGLIRANGTANLFLINPNGIIFGQNAQLNIGGSFIASTASSIRFADGIEFSATNPQNSPLLTINVPIGLQFAANNQNQNASIIVQGIGNNLSINIAQENIINNRPIGLAVPSNKTLALVGGDITLVGGNLTAENGLIELGSVTPGSFVTLTPINTIWQLGYEKVKSFQNISLKQAASVDVSGSGGGSVQVQGRHVTISEGSAILSVTVGSNSGGTLKIGATESVELRNFGKDGKFPSRLTSQVEPKATGNGADVIIETGQLLLQNGAQVITLTSGAGKSGSLTVKASDSVRLIATWPLGSTDIASALYVVTYPNSTGEGGNLTIETGSLIIQDGAQISTPALGQAKGGNLTVRATNFIEAVGIQPNKIFSSGIGASAQPNSTGDGGDLIIETKRLTVRDGAQISSDTLGEGKAGTLTIKATDSIEVTGIVAGKEHDIPSGLLAKAYSKSTGDGGDLKIETGQLIVRNGATVTVQNDGIGKAGTLRVFAEQVKLFNQGSVKGDTNGGGGSIELKSPKIILRNSSITTNAKGGESGGDINIEARFLQLRDRSRITTNASGSNTTGGNINFNLNNGFLIAQENSDITANAEQSRGGKIAIEAEAIFGAVPRNRDELQVLLNTKNANLIDPKNLFTSDITAISQQGDPQLQGIITINTPDIDPNSGLVELSVNFVDPTQLIVTGCPANRGNSFTVTGRGGLPPLPNEPIRPNNTVLVDWVGDIQQETSRNSEVQRSISSNQKNMGIVEATGWVRDEEGKIILIVSAPSITTNSNSFTISSCP